The genomic stretch CGCGCCTTCACACATCTCTTATCTCTCACCTGTAAGTTACGTTCTTCCTCAATTCACCTTTACTAATTTCCGTAACTAATTCGCTTAACTATTTGTAAAATCCTgatttttattctttatttttttttgtttttcggtATTTATTAATTCAATTGCGTTCTTTTATGTCATTTTATATGAATTATGTGCTGAAATTGTGATGTTTGAATTGATTGTTGAGTTTGATTGATAATCTCATATTCAATGTGCAGCAATTAATTAGCactttaataaattttatgagatatACAACATTGTGATTTATTGATTGTATTTGTTATGAGCTATGATCGATGATATAATACTGAGAATTGAgattaatatatgatatatgattCTTAGCATTCGTTGAAATTTCCGAGTTAGGGTAAGGTATTTGTTTGGTAACTTCAACGGAGTTTTTGTTGAGAATATAGATTgagttatactccctccgtcctggtcaattgttgtcctttcgttttggcacaaagaccaaggaatgaggaaaaggccaataactaaatgacaagtggaacaaattgaatgagaatgatcaaattactcataagttcattcttaaaatagaaaggacaacaaatggctgagacaccccaaaatggaaaatgacaacaaatgaccgggacagagggagtataaaaaTATGGTCTTGTTGTTTATAACATTGAAATAGAAGTAGTTTCTTGCGTTTTTCTCGCTATTTTACTCTATTGTTATCGAGGCTTGAGGTTGTTCATGAGATTATGGTATTACTCGAAGAATTAGATGAAGAGTGGTATGCGAAAGTTGTGATATTTCAGTCTTTTGTTATTTGGGACATCATTCCGGATTGATAGTGAGATTAAGTTTAGTGGATCCTTGCTAGTATTATTTGGCTTTAAGAGAGGATAAAATTAAAGAAAACGAGTTGACTCACTAAGCTTTATGCTCTCTGTACAATATGAATTTTCAGTCTGTCAACGCAACTAGATGGATTGTTCACGATGTTCTTTAAAAAGAATCCGGTATGTCCACCCCTTACCCTATTATAGGCAGGAGTCTTCTAGGTATTGGGGTAATgttattgtttgttgttgtggAGGTGGTTTTTTAAGAGATTCTACCGTGTAAGGTTTATTTTGAGTGGAGATATTTTTCAAGTTTGTTGACATGTTAATGTTGTGCGAGTGCTTGGTTATTTCTATATCAAAGCTCAAAAGATATCTATACATGGCAAATGAATTTTACTACAATTAGTGTTTGCTTCTCTATCTATCTGATTACGTTTCTGCTTTCTTCCAATTCGATTCCGCAGTATACGAACAATTAACTAAATCTTCAATAGAGAGATGGACCCTTCTATTATGAAGCTCCTTGAAGAGGATGAGGTACTATCCTGTGCCCATCTCCCTCTTCTTAAGTCTTTCCTGCATATTTATGTTTTTGGTAGCATGATAATTGGTGCGGAAACCAGGATGAGTCAATGCACTCTGGAGCAGATGTTGAAGCATTTACTGCTGCTCTAAATAGGGATATAGAAAATGGTGCACCCACTACTCAGCCTTCTCAACCGGAGACTTGTAAGTTCCCCTCCTGAATATTTTTCCCTTTCTTATGAAAAATTGTTTAtatttcctttttgtcttctaGTACCAACCCTTTTGTTATATCAAAGTCAATTTTTATTAGGCACTTGTTAATCAACTATCATAGTGTTTCCTTTGGCTAAACCAGATACGCTTTTTGGACTGTTGTCCCTTCATAACACATTCATATTGTCCATAACTCCATATAGACATGGAGCAGCAAAGTATAGGTTTTTGTTAGCTAATTAGCATAGGAAATAGAATTGTATCTTCATCCTCTCCAAACTACTACGACCCTCCGCCATCCTTGAAATAATAGGGAGTAATAATTAAGTTATGCCATCCTCTCCTTGGTGCATTTGGGTTATCACAGAAGAGAAAAAGGAACTGTGTTTGTATATTTGAAGAGAAAAAAATTACACAAAGGAAGAGGGCAAATAGCATACGACAAAAAAAGTAAAACAACCGTGTTTGTATCTGTTTGGCTTACTTGAACCTGTGCTGTGGGTGTTTCTTATCTATGAGAACATTATCCTAAGAATTATTTTTGAAGGAGCCATATTTGAATTTAGAAGTTTCTGAGACATTATTTATGGAAACACCCACCCTTTTGACTGAGAGGGCTATGTGTTCTATTAGTTGTATTTTCTGCTGATACTGGCGCATAATTTTGTAAGCGAACAATATTACTTTTCCTCCCAGATTGTTCATCTTCTCCTTAGAATATAACGCACTATTGTGGTTCTGTCCTTTGTCGAAATTCATGCAGCTTTTTCTCAAGAgctcaatcaatcatcaagtcaGATGTACTCACAATGGCAACCTTCTAACCAAAATGATATCAATGCCAACCAATGCCAGCAGAACAAGGAGCAGTTAGAGGATCAGTTACCATCGAACGTCGGGGCAAAGGAACATGGTACAAATGTAGAGACGAAGCCTGATGTTAATAGCCATCAGGCACCTAGTAGTCTCCCCATGCAATATAAGGCCATGCCACTTGATGGTCAGGGAAATCAAGTTGAACAAAATCCTGCACAGTACTCTCAGCCGTCAGCCTCAACACACATGCAAATATCTGGAAGAGCTCATCCTCAAATTTCTGAACAGGATAGGATGCATAATCCATCTCAGTTACCAAATACACAGAGATTAAATAATAATCAACCAGTTCCGGAGCAGGTTGGCGGCCCATCTCAAAGGCAAAAACAAATACCTTTTGGCAGTTTGCTTCCTATTATTCTACCTGATTTAGACAAAGACAAGGCCATGCAACTGCAAACTCTTTACACAAAATTGAAGGTTTGTTTCTATTTTCTTTCAATTTGTTTCTGTTGACTTACTTTTCTGATGTACATGGTGTTTTTCCATCTCCCCACTGTTTTTCAGAAATTAATTTGAACTTCTTCTGGTGATTATTAGAGGAATGAGATACCCAAAGAAGGTTTTGTTAGACATATGAGAGGCATTGTGGGGGACCAGATGCTAAGATTGGCTGTGGTTAAGATGCAAGCAAAGGTATGTTGGCTTTGGTTCAATTGACTGAACTAAGGAGAAGGGAAGTTTTCTAGATATAttgtttatttaaaaaaaattctgGTTTGAGTCACGGGACAATTTTGATTATGGTGGGTTCTGAACCCAGGTGAGGTGAGAGGGGGCAATTTAAAGGACATAGtgattctatttttattttttctgGTGCGAGCGACAGGACAATTTTGATTATGATGGGTTCTGAACCCAGGTCTTGATTACACCATCGCTCAATGACGTTACAAACGATATTTCTGGATATAGTGATTCTTCAGATAGGAAGTAATTGTTTTATGTGTAGTCACAGAACCCTTCACAGCAGCAGCCGCAACAACAGTTGCGGCTGCCGCCTGGCACGGTACCTCAGAATTCgtcgcagcagcagcaacaacagctGAGACCGCCACCTGGCATTGTTCCTCAAAGTATgtcgcagcagcagcaacaacagctGAGACCGCCACCTGGCACTGTAACTCAAAATATgtcacagcagcagcaacaacagctGAGACCGCCACCTGGAATTGTAACTCAGAATATgtcacagcagcagcagcaacctcTGAGACCGCCACCTGGAATTGTAACTCAGAATATgtcacagcagcagcaacaaccgcTGAGACCGCCACCTGGAATTGTAACTCAGAATATgtcacagcagcagcaacaaccgcTGAGACCGCCACCTGGAACTGTAACTCAGTTCTCTGATCCATATACATTTGGGCAGCTGCCTCAGCAGCAAGCAAACCAACTTTCAGGTCGCCCGGCAATTCCTGTACAGGGCCTTTCGAAGCAGCAGCAAGAGCACTTGCATTTTTCTCAGAGTTCATTTCCTATGTATGGAGGTCAACCGTTTGCTGGCACAAACGCCAGCTCACCTTCCACAATGATTAATCAACCTAATGATACCCAAATCAGGCATGTTCAACTTCAGCAAGGGTTTGGTTCAGCTCATAATAATGTTCCTAAAGTGGAGAGGCAGACCTCGTATAATGATACCAGAGGTGTCCCTGGTCCCACCATGGCCAATATGCCTACCACCGCAATGCATCATACTTCCGTTTCTTGGCAAGCTATGACAAGCAAAGATCAGGGTGTTTGGCCTCCCATCGGTTATGTGAAGCAGGAGCCTATTGAACAGGGTCCTGATAAACAGCCAAAGGTCTCAAACTTTCAATCCCAGGGGCCTAGCTTATCAGCACAGGTTGATCAAGGCAAAGGCCCAGGGACTTCAAATGATGAACTGACAGAGAGGCAAAATTCCACAATGGCATTTGGCTCAGCCATGAGGACAACTAATATGACAACCCCAAATTCTGTTCCTACCCAAATGGATGCAGATACGCAGGTATCTGGCTATACCCATGATTATTCTCCTTTTTTGCATATATGAACATTGATAATTGATATGCAAGTTTGTCTTGTACATTACCCATTTTTTAATCATTTTTGTGTGAGTTAGCTCATGTACCTCTGGTTCTCTGAGCTTATGCTGTTATCTGCTTTATGTGAGAGTTGAAACTTATTATTCatactttcattttttttttttactttactGTTCATGGGTGAAGGTTATTCTCTGCTTCCATTAGAGAGCACAATATGCATTCTTGGGTGTAAACCATCCGGTTTAGTCTCCATTTAAACCGGGTAGGACAACTTTCCCTCCTTAGTTTTTAACACTATAGCACTTTATCTTGAGGCCTTATTAAGCTGGATCTAGCTCCCCACCAGCAGGGGTACACTATAAGAGGGCAATACTATGTAAACAGATGGGATTGCATTCCAAAATGCTTTTGGAGATTGCACCTAAAATGTCCGATCATGCCACATGCCTATATGTAAATCCTGTCACCTGTTTGAGTTAGAAAATTGTGTATTTACCCTGTCATCGTTTCTCTCATTCTGTATGCATGTGTATGCGCTGGTGCCTTTATTCACACTAGCATAGTTCTATCTATTATCTCGCTCTCCTTATCGAGGATACATCACTGTATATGCCTCATGCTTATGCTAGTAGTTGTTCGTGGACTGTATTTCTGAAATGTAATAACATCTGCTTTCTATATATTAGGTGGGATCTCAAAATGCACTGGCAAGTTCCAAAATCGCAACTAAAAAGCCTATTAGTGGTCAGAAGAAGCCACTTGACTCACTAGTTTCTTCACCCCCTTTACCAGGGTGAGTTTGAGCTATTTCCGTTATCCTGACACATAATTTGGCACATCTTCATTATCATGTTCATAACTTTGTGCTTCATTCATTACTTTGCAGTAAAAAACAGAAAGTTTCTGGGTCTTTCGCAGATCAAAGCATTGAACATCTTAATGATGTTACTGCTGTTAGTGGAGTTAATCTTAGAGTATGTGGTTTTGTCCCCAGAGCTGCTTCTGTCATTCTCctgaagattttttttttaaatatcgaTTCACTTGTATCTGTTTTTATTTTATAGGAGGAAGAGGAGCAGTTATTTTCTCTGCCCAAAGATGATAGTAGAGTTTCAGAAGCATCTCGTAAGGctgttcaagaagaagaagaccGGCTGATTCTGCAAAAGAATCCTCTCCAGAAGAAGTTGGCTGAAATAAGTTAATATCGAATCATTTTTAATAGTCTTTTGAAACGTTAAACTTACAAAATTCAAGGGAGTATATACGCACGGTTAACAACAATATTACCTTAGTGCCTCAAGGGTCCGCCTACGGCGGGGTAAGGGGTGGTTAAAGTTACGCAGTCTTAACCGCTATGTGTTAGAATACACAAACGACTTTGTCCTAATGACGAATAATGATAGTTTACGAGCTTATTTATATCCCGTGACTCATTTGGCAAAATTATGTGGTTTGACAGTGACCAAATGTGGTTTGAAGAACTTAAGCAACGACGTGGAAAAGTGCCTCTCACTAGTAAGTTTTCTGTGTGCACTTGACCCTCATGATTGTCTCGTGCTTTCAATATCATTGAAAGAATTCGTTTCTTTAGTGTGTTGAGGAAAGATTGCGTGCGTTGATAAGCAGCTTGATCAGAGTCTCGAAACATGTATGCTCTTGTCCATCCATTCCTTTCACGTCTGATTAAATACAATATGTTTTCGTTTCCGACCTAAGTAAAATATGGCTATACAGCGAGTTGATTCTGAGAAGTCGAAGCACAGCATTGTTGTCAATTCTGATGTTCGAGAACAGATTTTGATGATAAACCAAAAAGCCACAGAGGAGTGGGAGAAAAAGCAAGCCGAAGCTGATAAACTAAGAAAACAAAATGAAGTAAGATTTTTATCATTGCCCGTTCTGTGGTACTTATGTTTGTGCCCCCTCTGTTTCACGTCTATCATCCTGTTTGACGTAATGCAGCTACATGACGATACTTTGACCATATTTTCTTACATGAATTTCTTTTTTTCAAATACAATTTTGTGAAAGATTCTTGATAATAAATGTAAATGTTTTATGTTCGATTTTCTAGTATTTAACAGTTTTTTTAACATATTTACAATCTATGTTTGCAGCTACATGACGATACTTTGACCATATTTTCTTACATgaatattttttttccaaatacAATTTTGTGAAAATTCTTGATAATAAATGTAAATGTTTATGTTCGATTTTCTAGTATCTAACGTTTTTTTTAACATATTGTCTCCCTAAGTTAATATAGTATCCCACGCTTGATCTATCTTATTCTCTTGCGTTGCAACAGCCTGATAGTAGTGGTGCAGTTGATGTCGAGAAGGAGAAAGAAGAAGCACGCAATAAGTCTCTTAAGGTGGCCAGCCTTCTCTACGGTTAAATGCTCGTGATGAAGTTATCAAGTCTTTCCTTACTTTCTTACCCTTGATCACAATTTTCCAGGTAAACAAAGAGGAAGATGACAAAATGCGTACGACAGCTGCAAATGTTGCTGCACGAGCTGCTGTCGGAGGAGATGATATGCTATCAAAATGGCAGCTTATGGCACAGGCACGCCAGAAACGCGATGGTGGGCCTGAGATTGCTTCTGGTTCTCAGTTGGGTAGAGATGCCACCCTCAAGCCATTAATAACATCTACTGGGAATGTCAAGGACACCCGAGGAGTTGGAAAAAAAGATCATTCTGCTACTCTGGGAACACCTGGTAAGTGTAACTCGGTTATTACTTGCTGAATATGACTGAGCTTCGATCATTGTTATCCGGTCACTCACTAGAACCTTTTATCCCAAGCTTTACATGTCATACTCACCAATCTCCCCGGCTACCCCGTCTACATTCAAAGCTCATAGCAACCTGCCACGCTGCTATGAGCTCCGTCAACTCCACTATGTAGCTACCATCGCCTCTATTCGTCTAACATTGGAACCTGCATGTCGTCCTCTTTAATCTACCATTAGTGTTTCCACTTACTAGCTTTCGGTGCATGGTAGTTATTGTTGTATCTTGTGCGAATTGTGATAGCACACTATGACGCGATTGACCAGGCTATATTAGCCATATATGTTTAGCATCGGTTGTGTAGTTGATATATTGGCCTAGGATGGGCCGTGTGACATCGGCTGTATAGGCCATTGGGGGTCAAATTTCGGTTATTTATAGCAGGCCTTTGCATTTCGGCAAATACTAATGCGTTAAGCTAAGAAAACCTTTAGCAAAGAATGGATGGAGGTTATCTGAAAAAATGAAATCAAGTCCTTTGAGACTCTGAGTCTGTGATTGAATTATTTTTCACCAATAATTAGtgtgtaagaccgtcttatattgtGAGACGGTCCTACAGTGTAAGACtgtcttattctataatttgtgatAATTAGCTTAGGTCCTTTAAAACCCTGAAGCCCTAATTATGGCTTGTTCGTTGGGCTTTGACTGTACACGAGAATTTCAGCTTCTAAAGTCAGAATACTCGAGTAAATTTATAGATTTGATTGCCTTCCAATGGCTTATAACGGAAATAGAAGGAAGGATAAGAAAATTGATTTCTTACAGGAGCAATGAGACAAGGAGGCAAATATCAAGAGAACACGCTGCCTCCAAGGATAGCTCCCAGTATCTCTATCAAGGACGTGATCGCTGTGCTCGAGAGAGAACCACAAATGGCCAAGTCTACTTTAGTCTATCGTCTCTATGACCGATCAAAGCCTCATGCTCCAACTCAGTAAAAAGTGTTTTAGTCTATCGACTCCCTTCATTTCTTTGATAGCTCCTAGTTTTCCTTT from Silene latifolia isolate original U9 population chromosome 2, ASM4854445v1, whole genome shotgun sequence encodes the following:
- the LOC141643924 gene encoding transcription initiation factor TFIID subunit 4b isoform X1; this translates as MDPSIMKLLEEDEDESMHSGADVEAFTAALNRDIENGAPTTQPSQPETSFSQELNQSSSQMYSQWQPSNQNDINANQCQQNKEQLEDQLPSNVGAKEHGTNVETKPDVNSHQAPSSLPMQYKAMPLDGQGNQVEQNPAQYSQPSASTHMQISGRAHPQISEQDRMHNPSQLPNTQRLNNNQPVPEQVGGPSQRQKQIPFGSLLPIILPDLDKDKAMQLQTLYTKLKRNEIPKEGFVRHMRGIVGDQMLRLAVVKMQAKSQNPSQQQPQQQLRLPPGTVPQNSSQQQQQQLRPPPGIVPQSMSQQQQQQLRPPPGTVTQNMSQQQQQQLRPPPGIVTQNMSQQQQQPLRPPPGIVTQNMSQQQQQPLRPPPGIVTQNMSQQQQQPLRPPPGTVTQFSDPYTFGQLPQQQANQLSGRPAIPVQGLSKQQQEHLHFSQSSFPMYGGQPFAGTNASSPSTMINQPNDTQIRHVQLQQGFGSAHNNVPKVERQTSYNDTRGVPGPTMANMPTTAMHHTSVSWQAMTSKDQGVWPPIGYVKQEPIEQGPDKQPKVSNFQSQGPSLSAQVDQGKGPGTSNDELTERQNSTMAFGSAMRTTNMTTPNSVPTQMDADTQVGSQNALASSKIATKKPISGQKKPLDSLVSSPPLPGKKQKVSGSFADQSIEHLNDVTAVSGVNLREEEEQLFSLPKDDSRVSEASRKAVQEEEDRLILQKNPLQKKLAEIMTKCGLKNLSNDVEKCLSLCVEERLRALISSLIRVSKHRVDSEKSKHSIVVNSDVREQILMINQKATEEWEKKQAEADKLRKQNEPDSSGAVDVEKEKEEARNKSLKVNKEEDDKMRTTAANVAARAAVGGDDMLSKWQLMAQARQKRDGGPEIASGSQLGRDATLKPLITSTGNVKDTRGVGKKDHSATLGTPGAMRQGGKYQENTLPPRIAPSISIKDVIAVLEREPQMAKSTLVYRLYDRSKPHAPTQ
- the LOC141643924 gene encoding transcription initiation factor TFIID subunit 4b isoform X2; this encodes MDPSIMKLLEEDEDESMHSGADVEAFTAALNRDIENGAPTTQPSQPETSFSQELNQSSSQMYSQWQPSNQNDINANQCQQNKEQLEDQLPSNVGAKEHGTNVETKPDVNSHQAPSSLPMQYKAMPLDGQGNQVEQNPAQYSQPSASTHMQISGRAHPQISEQDRMHNPSQLPNTQRLNNNQPVPEQVGGPSQRQKQIPFGSLLPIILPDLDKDKAMQLQTLYTKLKRNEIPKEGFVRHMRGIVGDQMLRLAVVKMQAKNPSQQQPQQQLRLPPGTVPQNSSQQQQQQLRPPPGIVPQSMSQQQQQQLRPPPGTVTQNMSQQQQQQLRPPPGIVTQNMSQQQQQPLRPPPGIVTQNMSQQQQQPLRPPPGIVTQNMSQQQQQPLRPPPGTVTQFSDPYTFGQLPQQQANQLSGRPAIPVQGLSKQQQEHLHFSQSSFPMYGGQPFAGTNASSPSTMINQPNDTQIRHVQLQQGFGSAHNNVPKVERQTSYNDTRGVPGPTMANMPTTAMHHTSVSWQAMTSKDQGVWPPIGYVKQEPIEQGPDKQPKVSNFQSQGPSLSAQVDQGKGPGTSNDELTERQNSTMAFGSAMRTTNMTTPNSVPTQMDADTQVGSQNALASSKIATKKPISGQKKPLDSLVSSPPLPGKKQKVSGSFADQSIEHLNDVTAVSGVNLREEEEQLFSLPKDDSRVSEASRKAVQEEEDRLILQKNPLQKKLAEIMTKCGLKNLSNDVEKCLSLCVEERLRALISSLIRVSKHRVDSEKSKHSIVVNSDVREQILMINQKATEEWEKKQAEADKLRKQNEPDSSGAVDVEKEKEEARNKSLKVNKEEDDKMRTTAANVAARAAVGGDDMLSKWQLMAQARQKRDGGPEIASGSQLGRDATLKPLITSTGNVKDTRGVGKKDHSATLGTPGAMRQGGKYQENTLPPRIAPSISIKDVIAVLEREPQMAKSTLVYRLYDRSKPHAPTQ